Proteins encoded within one genomic window of uncultured Sphingopyxis sp.:
- the thrC gene encoding threonine synthase — MEYISTRGSAPTLDFRAATLAGLASDGGLYVPAKWPQLSRDEIRALAGLDYVETAVRVMAPFVAGALSEDELRGLCKAAYGRFSHDAVTPLVQLDHRHWLLELFHGPTLAFKDVALQLLGQLFEKFLAGGDTDITIVGATSGDTGSAAIEAVAGREHIRIFMLHPEGRVSDVQRRQMTTVLAPNVHNIAIDGSFDDAQAMVKRLFGDEEARSQVTLSAVNSINWARLMAQIVYYFYAAIRLGGPDRPVAFSVPTGNFGDVFAGYVAAQMGLPIAKLVVATNVNDILHRALTSGDYSAGAVTPTATPSMDIQVSSNFERLLFDLAGRDGAAITAMMGEFDANRAMTIPADMLAGARDLFSSASIDGDTMALALRWAQERGGQVIDPHSAVGLAAARQLEIDADIPVVTLATAHPAKFREAVERATGVRPPLPARLGNLFEREERYTKLPGDYDAVKAFILAEAARG, encoded by the coding sequence ATGGAATATATCAGCACCCGCGGCTCCGCGCCGACCCTCGACTTTCGTGCCGCGACGCTCGCTGGCCTTGCCAGCGATGGCGGGCTCTATGTTCCGGCCAAATGGCCGCAACTGAGCCGCGACGAAATTCGCGCGCTCGCCGGGCTCGACTATGTCGAGACGGCGGTGCGGGTGATGGCGCCGTTCGTCGCGGGCGCGCTGAGCGAAGATGAACTGCGCGGACTTTGCAAGGCCGCTTATGGTCGGTTCAGCCACGACGCGGTGACGCCGCTCGTTCAGCTCGACCACCGCCACTGGCTGCTCGAACTGTTCCATGGGCCGACGCTGGCGTTCAAGGACGTCGCGCTGCAATTGCTGGGCCAGTTGTTCGAGAAATTCCTCGCGGGCGGCGATACCGACATCACGATCGTCGGCGCAACCTCGGGCGACACGGGATCGGCGGCGATCGAGGCGGTCGCCGGGCGCGAGCATATCCGCATCTTCATGCTCCACCCCGAAGGCCGCGTCAGCGACGTCCAGCGCCGCCAGATGACGACGGTGCTTGCGCCCAACGTCCACAATATCGCCATCGACGGCAGCTTCGACGATGCGCAGGCGATGGTGAAGCGGCTGTTCGGCGACGAAGAGGCGCGGAGCCAGGTCACGCTGTCGGCGGTGAACAGCATCAACTGGGCGCGGCTGATGGCGCAGATCGTCTATTATTTCTACGCCGCGATCCGGCTCGGCGGGCCCGACCGCCCGGTGGCGTTCAGCGTGCCGACGGGCAATTTCGGCGACGTGTTCGCGGGCTATGTCGCGGCGCAGATGGGTTTGCCGATCGCAAAGCTCGTCGTCGCGACCAACGTCAACGACATTCTCCACCGCGCGCTCACCAGCGGCGATTACAGCGCGGGCGCGGTGACGCCGACCGCGACGCCGAGCATGGACATTCAGGTCAGCAGCAATTTCGAGCGGCTGCTCTTCGACCTCGCGGGGCGCGACGGCGCCGCGATCACCGCGATGATGGGCGAGTTCGATGCGAACCGCGCGATGACGATCCCCGCCGACATGCTCGCGGGCGCGCGCGACCTGTTTTCGAGCGCGAGCATCGATGGCGACACGATGGCGCTTGCGCTGCGCTGGGCGCAGGAGCGCGGCGGGCAGGTGATCGACCCGCACAGCGCGGTCGGGCTCGCCGCGGCGCGCCAGCTCGAGATCGATGCCGACATTCCAGTCGTCACGCTGGCGACGGCGCATCCCGCGAAATTCCGCGAGGCGGTCGAGCGCGCGACCGGCGTGCGCCCGCCGCTGCCCGCGCGGCTCGGCAATCTGTTCGAGCGCGAGGAACGCTATACGAAGCTTCCCGGCGACTATGACGCGGTGAAGGCGTTCATTCTGGCGGAAGCCGCGCGTGGCTGA
- a CDS encoding SURF1 family protein codes for MTDAVEQPARRWPLIPTLLVLAAVAVMIGLGVWQLQRKSEKEALIALYQRNMAMSSLVAYPELPPVPDAMLYRKSSVVCLDPVRWDPRSGTDRKGRSGIRMIADCRTGAEGPGVLVDVGIGDDFAPPKWKGGIVQGTIVPGPEQPTVMERATGKAVPARAMLVADAPVANLRASGVPSADDTPNNHLAYAVQWFLFAAAALVIYILAVRRRLRP; via the coding sequence ATGACTGACGCGGTCGAACAGCCAGCGCGGCGCTGGCCGCTGATCCCGACCCTGCTCGTGCTCGCAGCGGTGGCGGTGATGATCGGGCTCGGTGTCTGGCAGCTCCAGCGCAAGAGCGAGAAGGAAGCCCTGATCGCGCTTTACCAGCGCAATATGGCGATGTCGTCGCTGGTGGCCTATCCCGAACTGCCGCCGGTTCCCGACGCGATGCTCTATCGCAAGAGCAGTGTCGTGTGCCTCGATCCGGTGCGCTGGGACCCGCGCAGCGGGACGGACCGCAAGGGTCGGTCGGGCATCCGTATGATCGCCGATTGCCGAACGGGCGCCGAAGGGCCCGGCGTGCTCGTCGACGTCGGCATCGGCGACGATTTCGCGCCGCCGAAATGGAAAGGCGGAATCGTGCAGGGAACGATCGTTCCCGGTCCCGAGCAGCCGACGGTGATGGAGCGCGCGACGGGCAAGGCGGTGCCCGCGCGCGCGATGCTCGTCGCCGATGCGCCGGTCGCGAATTTGCGCGCGAGCGGGGTGCCCTCGGCCGACGATACGCCGAACAATCATCTCGCCTACGCGGTACAATGGTTCCTGTTCGCCGCCGCAGCACTCGTCATCTATATATTGGCCGTCCGTCGCCGCTTGCGGCCTTGA
- a CDS encoding DUF983 domain-containing protein has translation MDNQPQKGQPPIARAALFGLCPQCGAQTLFEGPVKFAPRCRVCGLDFGSYNVGDGPAAFLTLIIGALLVVIALTLDAMVRPPIWVHVLLWVPLTAVAVVYGLRVGKGALLASEHQRQAAEGRRVDKGDD, from the coding sequence ATGGACAATCAACCGCAAAAGGGGCAGCCGCCGATCGCGCGCGCTGCCCTTTTTGGCCTCTGCCCGCAGTGCGGGGCGCAGACGCTGTTCGAGGGGCCGGTGAAGTTCGCCCCGCGCTGCCGCGTCTGCGGGCTCGATTTCGGCAGCTATAATGTCGGCGACGGGCCGGCGGCGTTTCTGACGCTGATCATCGGCGCGCTGCTGGTCGTGATTGCGCTGACGCTCGATGCCATGGTCAGGCCGCCGATCTGGGTTCATGTGCTGTTGTGGGTGCCGCTGACCGCCGTCGCGGTCGTCTATGGCCTGCGCGTCGGCAAGGGCGCGCTGCTCGCGAGTGAACATCAGCGGCAGGCCGCCGAGGGGCGGCGGGTGGACAAGGGTGATGACTGA
- a CDS encoding cytochrome c oxidase subunit 3, whose product MSGAKHHDYHLVNPSVWPLIGSVAALVMFFGLVMAMHTDHFGGIGKWVLGLGFMGVIATFFSWWSDVINEAHAGDHTPVVQLHLRYGMILFIASEVMFFVGWFWAWFDFSLFPVPIEYAEGAVTSLFGQDGADAITMWPPKGIEVIDAFSLPLLNTLILLCSGTTITWAHHSLIHGDREGLKKGLWLTIILGVVFSTIQAYEYAHAPFGFGQSNYSSAFYMATGFHGFHVLVGTIFLIVCLVRAYKGHFTPQQHFGFEAAAWYWHFVDVVWLFLFIIVYVWGGWGAPVAAH is encoded by the coding sequence ATGTCCGGTGCCAAACATCATGACTATCACCTCGTAAATCCCAGCGTCTGGCCGCTGATCGGCTCGGTCGCTGCGCTCGTGATGTTCTTCGGGCTCGTCATGGCGATGCACACCGACCATTTCGGCGGCATCGGCAAATGGGTCCTCGGCCTCGGCTTCATGGGCGTGATCGCGACCTTCTTCAGCTGGTGGTCGGACGTCATCAACGAAGCGCATGCCGGCGACCACACCCCGGTCGTCCAGCTCCACCTGCGCTATGGCATGATCCTGTTCATCGCGTCGGAAGTGATGTTCTTCGTCGGCTGGTTCTGGGCCTGGTTCGACTTCTCGCTCTTCCCCGTGCCGATCGAATATGCCGAGGGCGCGGTGACGTCGCTCTTCGGCCAGGACGGCGCCGACGCGATAACCATGTGGCCGCCGAAGGGCATCGAAGTCATCGACGCCTTCTCGCTGCCCTTGCTCAACACGCTGATCCTGCTCTGCTCGGGCACGACGATCACCTGGGCGCACCATTCGCTGATTCACGGCGACCGCGAAGGCCTGAAGAAGGGCCTGTGGCTGACGATCATCCTCGGCGTCGTCTTCTCGACGATCCAGGCTTATGAATATGCCCACGCGCCCTTCGGCTTCGGGCAGAGCAACTATAGCTCGGCCTTCTACATGGCGACGGGTTTTCACGGCTTCCACGTCCTCGTCGGCACGATCTTCCTGATCGTCTGCCTCGTGCGCGCCTATAAGGGCCATTTCACGCCGCAGCAGCATTTCGGCTTCGAGGCCGCGGCCTGGTACTGGCACTTCGTCGACGTCGTGTGGCTGTTCCTCTTCATCATCGTCTATGTCTGGGGCGGCTGGGGCGCGCCGGTCGCCGCGCACTAA
- a CDS encoding cytochrome c oxidase assembly protein — MIGRLSPNAKTASLAALLALAMVGLGFAAVPLYNLFCRVTGFGGTTQRYDPVAAAAEPEILSDTISVRFDANVSPNLPWKFYPEHPTDTVSIGARDMAIFIAENNSAEPVVGTASFNVTPDQAGKYFTKIQCFCFTQQRLEPGQQMRMPVLFFVDPKIKDDPDARDVQEITLSYTFHPVDGDKKAS, encoded by the coding sequence ATGATCGGCCGCCTGTCCCCCAACGCGAAGACCGCCAGCCTCGCCGCGCTGCTCGCGCTCGCGATGGTGGGCCTCGGCTTCGCGGCGGTGCCGCTCTACAATCTCTTCTGCCGCGTGACCGGTTTCGGCGGCACGACGCAGCGCTACGACCCCGTCGCCGCGGCGGCGGAGCCGGAAATCCTTTCGGACACGATCTCGGTGCGCTTCGACGCCAATGTCTCGCCGAACCTGCCGTGGAAATTCTATCCCGAGCATCCGACCGACACCGTCAGCATCGGCGCGCGCGACATGGCGATCTTCATCGCCGAGAATAATTCGGCCGAGCCCGTCGTCGGGACCGCGAGCTTCAACGTCACGCCCGATCAGGCCGGCAAATATTTCACCAAGATCCAATGCTTCTGCTTCACCCAGCAACGGCTGGAACCGGGGCAGCAGATGCGCATGCCGGTGCTGTTCTTCGTCGATCCCAAGATCAAGGACGACCCCGACGCGCGCGACGTGCAGGAAATCACCCTCAGCTACACCTTCCATCCTGTAGACGGGGATAAAAAGGCGAGCTAA
- a CDS encoding heme o synthase, whose protein sequence is MAQSLTHGETALPADWRDLFALTKPRVMSLVVFTALCGLLAAPGEVHPVLAFSSILAIALGAGASGALNQWYEAGLDAKMKRTAGRPLPAGRLGRQTALQFGVGLAAFSLFLMLFASNWQATLLLAASILFYVFVYTMWLKPRTPQNIVIGGAAGAFPPLIGWVAATGSVAPLPVLLFLLIFLWTPPHFWALALFVRSDYAAAGIPMMPVVAGEQSTRRQILFYAIIMAIGAIAPWPLGYTGALYGWTAVILSAVFVLLSIQVGTRRTGEGDRMQPEKRLFAYSIAYLFILFGAVVADHWWPL, encoded by the coding sequence ATGGCGCAGAGCCTGACCCATGGCGAAACGGCGCTCCCCGCCGACTGGCGCGACCTGTTCGCGCTGACCAAGCCGCGCGTCATGTCGCTGGTGGTGTTCACCGCGCTGTGCGGGCTGCTCGCGGCGCCGGGCGAGGTGCATCCGGTGCTCGCCTTTTCGTCGATCCTCGCGATCGCACTGGGCGCGGGCGCGTCGGGCGCGCTCAACCAATGGTATGAGGCGGGGCTCGACGCGAAGATGAAGCGCACCGCCGGGCGGCCGCTTCCCGCGGGACGTCTCGGCCGCCAGACCGCATTGCAGTTCGGCGTCGGGCTTGCGGCCTTTTCGCTGTTCCTGATGCTGTTCGCGTCGAACTGGCAGGCGACCTTGCTGCTCGCCGCCTCGATCCTCTTCTACGTCTTTGTCTATACGATGTGGCTGAAGCCGCGGACGCCGCAGAATATCGTCATCGGCGGCGCGGCGGGCGCCTTTCCGCCGCTGATCGGCTGGGTCGCCGCGACGGGATCGGTCGCGCCGCTGCCGGTGCTGCTCTTCCTGCTCATCTTCCTGTGGACCCCGCCGCATTTCTGGGCGCTCGCGCTGTTCGTGCGGTCGGACTATGCCGCCGCGGGCATTCCGATGATGCCGGTCGTCGCGGGCGAGCAATCGACACGGCGCCAGATCCTTTTCTATGCGATCATCATGGCGATCGGCGCGATCGCGCCGTGGCCGCTCGGCTACACCGGCGCGCTTTACGGCTGGACCGCGGTGATCCTCTCGGCCGTCTTCGTGCTGCTGTCGATCCAGGTCGGTACGCGCCGCACGGGCGAGGGCGACAGGATGCAGCCCGAAAAGCGGCTGTTCGCTTATTCGATCGCCTATCTCTTCATTCTTTTCGGCGCCGTCGTCGCCGATCACTGGTGGCCGCTATGA
- the ctaD gene encoding cytochrome c oxidase subunit I has product MTDIAATAPAHGHADHAHDDHDHDTPGFFVRWFMSTNHKDIGTLYLIFAIVAGIVGGVLSGMMRLELAHPGVQYLTGWAQFFDASAGEVQGKHFWNVMITAHGLIMVFFMVMPAMIGGFGNWFVPLMIGAPDMAFPRMNNVSFWLTFVAFFMLVGSMFVPGGSGLGAGTGWTVYAPLSTSGSAGPSVDMVIFSLHLAGAASILGAINFITTIFNMRAPGMTLHKMPLFVWSVLVTAFLLLLALPVLAAAITMLLTDRNFGTTFYDAAGGGDPVLYQHLFWFFGHPEVYIMILPGFGIVSQIISTFSRKPVFGYLGMAYAMVAIAVVSFIVWAHHMFTVGMSVNLKMYFTAATMVIAVPTGIKIFSWIATMWGGSMSFKTPMVWSLGFIFMFTVGGVTGVVLANGGVDTNLHDTYYVVAHFHYVLSLGAVFSLFAGFYYWFPKMSGRMYSEFLGQLHFWIFFIGVNVLFFPQHFLGQQGMPRRYPDYAEAYAFWHLISSYGYVIMGVGVLIFFANILWSLAAGKKAADNPWGEGATTLEWTLSSPPPFHQFNELPRIA; this is encoded by the coding sequence ATGACCGATATTGCAGCGACTGCACCCGCGCACGGCCACGCCGATCACGCGCATGATGACCACGACCACGACACGCCGGGCTTTTTCGTCCGCTGGTTCATGTCGACGAACCACAAGGACATCGGCACCCTCTATCTGATCTTCGCGATCGTCGCCGGCATCGTCGGCGGTGTGCTTTCGGGCATGATGCGTCTCGAACTCGCGCATCCCGGCGTCCAGTATCTGACCGGCTGGGCGCAATTCTTCGACGCCTCGGCGGGCGAGGTGCAGGGCAAGCATTTCTGGAACGTGATGATCACTGCGCACGGCCTGATCATGGTGTTCTTCATGGTCATGCCCGCGATGATCGGCGGCTTCGGCAACTGGTTCGTGCCGCTGATGATCGGCGCGCCCGACATGGCCTTTCCGCGGATGAACAACGTCTCCTTCTGGCTGACCTTCGTCGCCTTCTTCATGCTCGTCGGGTCGATGTTCGTTCCCGGCGGCAGCGGGCTTGGCGCCGGCACCGGCTGGACGGTCTATGCGCCGCTGTCGACCAGCGGCTCGGCCGGACCCTCGGTCGATATGGTGATCTTCTCGCTCCACCTCGCGGGCGCGGCGTCGATCCTCGGGGCGATCAACTTCATCACCACCATCTTCAACATGCGCGCGCCGGGCATGACGCTGCACAAGATGCCGCTGTTCGTGTGGTCGGTGCTCGTCACCGCCTTCCTGCTGCTGCTCGCGCTGCCGGTGCTCGCCGCGGCGATCACCATGCTGCTGACCGACCGCAACTTCGGCACCACCTTCTATGATGCGGCGGGCGGCGGCGATCCCGTCCTCTATCAGCATCTCTTCTGGTTCTTCGGCCACCCCGAAGTGTACATCATGATCCTGCCGGGCTTCGGCATCGTCAGCCAGATCATCTCGACCTTCAGCCGCAAGCCGGTGTTCGGCTATCTCGGCATGGCGTACGCCATGGTCGCGATCGCCGTCGTGTCTTTCATTGTGTGGGCGCACCACATGTTCACCGTCGGCATGAGCGTGAACCTGAAGATGTATTTCACCGCGGCGACGATGGTCATCGCGGTCCCGACAGGCATCAAGATCTTCAGCTGGATCGCGACGATGTGGGGCGGTTCGATGAGCTTCAAGACCCCGATGGTCTGGTCGCTTGGCTTCATCTTCATGTTCACCGTCGGCGGCGTGACTGGCGTCGTGCTCGCCAACGGCGGCGTCGACACCAACCTGCACGACACCTATTATGTCGTCGCGCACTTCCACTATGTGCTGTCGCTGGGCGCGGTCTTCTCGCTCTTCGCTGGCTTCTATTACTGGTTCCCGAAGATGTCGGGCCGGATGTACAGCGAGTTCCTGGGCCAGCTGCACTTCTGGATCTTCTTCATCGGCGTGAACGTCCTGTTCTTCCCCCAGCACTTCCTGGGCCAGCAGGGCATGCCGCGCCGCTATCCCGACTATGCGGAAGCCTATGCCTTCTGGCACCTGATCTCGTCCTATGGCTATGTGATCATGGGCGTCGGCGTGCTGATCTTCTTCGCGAACATCCTGTGGTCGCTGGCCGCGGGCAAGAAGGCCGCGGACAATCCGTGGGGCGAAGGCGCGACGACGCTCGAATGGACGCTGTCGAGCCCGCCGCCGTTCCACCAGTTCAACGAACTGCCGCGTATCGCCTGA
- the coxB gene encoding cytochrome c oxidase subunit II has protein sequence MKSLKSLVIAAALSFGAMGAGHAQAPAAVPAEAPAATAPANPAPAATDAAAPTAAPAGDAAYVPMKPTPGVGQPVDAGIDFQPQVSPIGEQAYFFNHVILLPVITFITLLVLGLLLWVMYRYRARANPVPSKTTHNTFIEIIWTAIPVLILAVIAVPSIRLLAAQYEPPKKDALTIKVTGYQWYWGYAYPDQGIGEYVSKMLPEDKAKAAGEPYHLAVDNRMVVPVGRQVKLIITGADVIHSFAVPAFWTKMDAVPGRANETTFTANKVGVYYGQCSELCGVDHGYMPIAVEVLPVDKWEAWVRSKGGNPAGPEAASAAAPAPAAPAQAAPEIAPAAAPAAAPAAKN, from the coding sequence ATGAAGAGCTTGAAATCCCTTGTAATTGCGGCGGCTTTGTCGTTCGGCGCGATGGGCGCCGGCCATGCGCAGGCACCGGCTGCGGTTCCGGCCGAAGCACCCGCGGCAACGGCTCCGGCGAATCCGGCTCCGGCCGCCACCGATGCGGCGGCTCCGACCGCGGCGCCGGCCGGCGATGCGGCCTATGTCCCGATGAAGCCGACCCCCGGCGTCGGCCAGCCGGTCGATGCGGGCATCGATTTCCAGCCGCAGGTCAGCCCGATCGGCGAGCAGGCCTATTTCTTCAACCATGTCATCCTGCTGCCGGTGATCACGTTCATCACGCTGCTTGTCCTCGGCCTTCTGCTCTGGGTGATGTATCGCTATCGCGCCAGGGCGAACCCGGTGCCGTCGAAGACGACGCACAACACTTTCATCGAGATCATCTGGACCGCGATTCCGGTGCTGATCCTCGCGGTGATCGCGGTGCCGTCGATCCGCCTGCTCGCGGCGCAATATGAACCGCCGAAGAAGGACGCGCTGACGATCAAGGTCACCGGCTATCAATGGTATTGGGGCTATGCCTATCCCGACCAGGGCATCGGCGAATATGTCTCGAAGATGCTGCCCGAGGACAAGGCCAAAGCCGCCGGCGAGCCCTATCACCTCGCCGTCGACAACCGCATGGTCGTTCCCGTCGGCCGCCAGGTGAAGCTGATCATCACCGGCGCCGACGTGATCCACAGCTTCGCGGTTCCCGCCTTTTGGACCAAGATGGACGCGGTCCCTGGCCGCGCCAACGAAACGACCTTCACCGCGAACAAGGTCGGCGTTTATTACGGCCAGTGTTCGGAACTGTGCGGCGTCGATCACGGCTATATGCCGATCGCCGTTGAAGTGCTGCCGGTCGACAAGTGGGAAGCGTGGGTCCGTTCGAAGGGCGGCAACCCTGCCGGTCCGGAGGCCGCGTCCGCCGCCGCGCCGGCGCCTGCCGCCCCCGCCCAAGCCGCACCCGAAATTGCGCCCGCAGCGGCTCCCGCCGCCGCGCCGGCCGCCAAGAATTAA
- the pyrE gene encoding orotate phosphoribosyltransferase, with translation MTDDEILAEFRAADALLQGHFLLSSGRHSEYYLQCARVLMDTERAGRLAAALAAKLPRDLRQAIDIVVSPAMGGVIIGHEMGRALGKPAIFVERPTGTFELRRGFAIDPGAKVLMVEDVVTTGLSSREAMEAVRAAGGEVIAEAALVDRSAGSVELGVPFYPLVAINFPTYAADELPPELAGTEAVKPGSRSKAA, from the coding sequence ATGACCGACGATGAAATCCTGGCCGAATTCCGTGCCGCCGACGCCTTGCTCCAGGGCCATTTCCTTCTCTCCTCGGGCCGCCACAGCGAATATTATCTGCAATGCGCGCGCGTGCTGATGGATACCGAGCGTGCCGGACGCCTCGCCGCCGCGCTCGCGGCGAAGCTGCCGCGCGACCTGCGCCAGGCGATCGACATCGTCGTCTCGCCCGCGATGGGCGGCGTCATCATCGGCCATGAAATGGGCCGCGCGCTCGGCAAGCCCGCGATCTTCGTCGAGCGTCCGACCGGCACCTTCGAACTGCGCCGCGGCTTCGCCATCGATCCCGGCGCGAAGGTGCTGATGGTCGAGGATGTCGTCACCACCGGCCTGTCGTCGCGCGAGGCGATGGAGGCGGTGCGCGCCGCGGGCGGCGAGGTGATCGCCGAAGCCGCGCTGGTCGACCGCTCGGCGGGCAGCGTCGAGCTCGGCGTGCCCTTCTATCCGCTCGTCGCGATCAATTTCCCGACCTATGCCGCCGACGAACTGCCCCCCGAACTCGCGGGCACCGAGGCGGTGAAGCCCGGCAGCCGGAGCAAGGCGGCTTGA
- a CDS encoding pyridoxine 5'-phosphate synthase: protein MTGPSPSRLRLGVNIDHVATIRNARGGEHPDPVRAAEIVAAVGGDGITAHLREDRRHIRDDDLARIQAATDLPLNLEMAATDEMLAIALRHKPHAACIVPEKREERTTEGGLDAAGQHNHLAPIVSRLNDAGIRVSLFIEPDPRQIEAAMRLRAPVVEFHTGRYAHVEGEERAKELRRLADAAALAWKNGIEPHAGHGLTYDNVVPVAAIPQLAELNIGHYLIGEAIFTGLEDAVRRMRDLMDEARG, encoded by the coding sequence TTGACCGGCCCCTCCCCCTCGCGCCTGCGGCTCGGCGTCAACATCGACCATGTCGCGACGATCCGCAACGCGCGCGGGGGCGAGCATCCCGACCCGGTGCGCGCGGCCGAGATCGTCGCGGCGGTCGGCGGCGACGGCATCACCGCGCATCTGCGCGAGGACCGGCGCCATATCCGCGACGACGATCTCGCGCGCATCCAGGCCGCGACCGACCTGCCGCTCAATCTCGAAATGGCGGCGACCGACGAAATGCTCGCGATCGCGCTGCGCCACAAACCGCACGCCGCGTGCATTGTCCCCGAAAAGCGCGAGGAGCGCACGACCGAGGGCGGGCTCGACGCCGCGGGGCAGCACAATCACCTCGCGCCCATCGTTTCCCGGCTGAACGACGCAGGCATCCGCGTCAGCCTGTTCATCGAACCCGACCCGCGCCAGATCGAGGCGGCGATGCGCCTTCGCGCGCCCGTGGTCGAATTCCACACCGGCCGCTATGCGCATGTCGAGGGCGAGGAACGCGCCAAGGAACTCCGCCGCCTCGCCGACGCCGCCGCGCTCGCGTGGAAGAATGGCATCGAACCGCACGCGGGCCACGGCCTCACCTATGACAATGTCGTCCCCGTCGCCGCGATCCCGCAGCTCGCCGAGCTCAACATCGGCCATTATCTGATCGGCGAGGCGATCTTCACCGGCCTCGAAGATGCTGTGCGGCGGATGCGCGATCTGATGGACGAGGCGCGAGGGTGA
- the acpS gene encoding holo-ACP synthase, which yields MIIGLGSDLCNIERIQASLDRFGARFEQRVFTDVERAKAARRPFTRAGTYAKRFAAKEAFSKAVGTGFKRGVFMKDIGVVNAPSGAPTLALTGGAAERLAQMIPSGYSAHIHLTLTDDHPWAQAFVIIEAIKD from the coding sequence TTGATCATCGGCCTCGGCTCCGACCTCTGCAATATCGAGCGCATCCAGGCATCGCTCGACCGCTTCGGCGCCCGCTTCGAACAGCGCGTCTTCACCGACGTCGAGCGCGCCAAGGCCGCGCGCCGCCCCTTCACCCGCGCGGGCACCTACGCCAAGCGTTTCGCCGCCAAGGAGGCCTTCTCGAAAGCCGTCGGCACGGGCTTCAAGCGCGGCGTGTTCATGAAGGACATCGGCGTCGTCAACGCCCCCTCGGGCGCCCCGACGCTCGCGCTCACCGGCGGCGCCGCCGAACGACTCGCGCAGATGATCCCGTCGGGATACAGCGCGCACATCCACCTGACGCTGACCGACGACCATCCCTGGGCGCAGGCCTTCGTCATCATCGAAGCAATCAAGGACTGA
- the lepB gene encoding signal peptidase I, with protein MAKRGAKSTTKDDGGWGKLIRDVVVILLLVLGIHSCVAKPFYIPSDSMMPILRNGDRLIVSKYPYGWSYSSVSFHLAPKVAGRIFGKLPQRGDIVVLEHPVTRIDYIKRVIGLPGDTIALRNGELSINGKPVKREVQPMLSIPVDPNLPGPDSSLYRFVNRDAGGKPVLELPIVRETLPGGASFDTIDMGPGYATDDYGPVTVPANHLFLMGDNRDGSADSRVDTVQKGLGGPVPFDAIAGRAEIISFSTDGTAEWYNPLSWFGALRSGRAGTDLRPERQGN; from the coding sequence ATGGCGAAGCGCGGCGCGAAAAGCACGACAAAGGATGACGGCGGCTGGGGCAAGCTGATCCGCGATGTCGTGGTGATATTGCTGCTCGTGCTCGGCATTCACAGCTGCGTCGCCAAGCCCTTTTATATCCCGTCCGATTCGATGATGCCGATACTGCGCAATGGCGACCGGCTGATCGTCAGCAAATATCCCTATGGCTGGTCCTATTCGTCGGTCAGCTTCCACCTCGCCCCCAAGGTCGCGGGCCGGATCTTCGGCAAGCTGCCGCAGCGCGGCGACATCGTCGTGCTCGAACATCCGGTGACGCGCATCGACTATATCAAGCGCGTGATCGGCCTCCCCGGCGACACGATCGCGCTCCGCAACGGCGAACTCAGCATCAACGGCAAGCCGGTGAAGCGCGAGGTTCAGCCGATGCTGTCGATCCCCGTCGATCCCAACCTGCCCGGCCCCGACAGCAGCCTGTACCGTTTCGTGAACCGCGACGCGGGCGGCAAGCCCGTGCTCGAACTGCCGATCGTCCGCGAAACTCTGCCCGGCGGCGCGAGTTTCGACACGATCGACATGGGCCCCGGCTATGCCACCGACGATTACGGTCCCGTCACCGTGCCCGCGAACCATCTGTTCCTGATGGGCGACAACCGCGACGGCAGTGCCGACAGCCGCGTCGACACCGTCCAGAAGGGGCTCGGCGGCCCGGTCCCCTTCGACGCGATCGCCGGGCGCGCCGAGATCATCAGCTTTTCGACCGACGGAACCGCCGAATGGTATAATCCGCTGAGCTGGTTCGGCGCGCTCAGATCGGGCCGCGCGGGAACCGATCTGCGGCCTGAACGTCAGGGCAATTAG